The following is a genomic window from Candidatus Binatia bacterium.
CTTGCCGTTGCGGCCGAGGAGCTTGCCTGCCAGATCGCCGAGAAAGCGATCGGGCGGTTCGTCCGGTGCGAGACCGACGCGGTATATATTCTCTACAGCCGTTTTCGCTCGGCGCTCTCCCAGGTCCCCACGCTGGAAAAGCTTTTGCCCGTGTCGGTAGCTGACAGCGAAAAACCGCAACAGCCGACCGAATATTTGATCGAGCCCAACGCCGCGGCGTTGCTCGCGAGCCTGTTGCCCAAGGTCGTCGAGGTCGCGCTTTACCGCGCGCTCCTGGAAGCCACCGCGAGCGAGCACGGCGCGCGCATGACCGCGATGGATTCCGCGACCACCAACGCCGCGAAAATGATGGGCGCGCTCACCTTGCAGATGAACCGGGCGCGGCAAGCGTCGATCACGCGCGAGCTGATGGAGATCGTCGGCACGGCGGAAGCGCTGAAGTAAGGAATTGGAGGATAGGGAACTATGAGTACGGGGAAGGTAACGCAGGTCTTGGGCGCGGTCGTCGACGTCGAGTTCTCCGACGGCGCGCTGCCGCCGATCTACAACGCGCTCAAGGTGAGCAACCCGGCGATCAGCGACGCCCAGTGGAATCTCGTGCTCGAAGTGGCGCAGCACCTGGGCGAGAACACGGTCCGGTGCGTCGCGATGGACGCGACCGAGGGACTCGTTCGCGGGATCGACGTGATGGACACCGGCGAGGGAATTACGGTTCCGGTCGGGGAGGAGACGCTGGGACGGATTATTAACGTCATCGGCGAGCCCGTGGATGAAGGCGCTCCGATTAACGCCAAAAAAAAATATCCTATCCACCG
Proteins encoded in this region:
- the atpG gene encoding ATP synthase F1 subunit gamma, translated to MATLKAIRKRIGSIRNTQQITKAMKMVAAAKLRRAQEAAVEARPYAEKMSELFKNLVAGVSREAHPMLGACDEKRIDLLLLTSDRGLCGGYNANLIRAAEAFIRRDGAGKEIQLVLVGRKGADYFRRRKAAIADRYVNILAVAAEELACQIAEKAIGRFVRCETDAVYILYSRFRSALSQVPTLEKLLPVSVADSEKPQQPTEYLIEPNAAALLASLLPKVVEVALYRALLEATASEHGARMTAMDSATTNAAKMMGALTLQMNRARQASITRELMEIVGTAEALK
- a CDS encoding F0F1 ATP synthase subunit beta (Produces ATP from ADP in the presence of a proton gradient across the membrane. The beta chain is a regulatory subunit), translating into MSTGKVTQVLGAVVDVEFSDGALPPIYNALKVSNPAISDAQWNLVLEVAQHLGENTVRCVAMDATEGLVRGIDVMDTGEGITVPVGEETLGRIINVIGEPVDEGAPINAKKKYPIHRPTPEFVDQDTKVQAFETGIKVVDLLAPYARGGKIGLFGGAGVGKTVILMELINNVAMKHGGYSVFGGVGERT